The genomic interval CGCCGGGCGCACACTGCCCGATCTTGTCGCAGATGACCCGCGCCACCCGGCGAACGGCCCCTGTCCCCACCGGGTCGCCTTCCTCGTCCTCAGGAAGCCGCAGCCGGGTGACCTCGACCCGCAGCGAGGTATGTCCCTTAAAGATCACCTCGAAATCTGGCCCCCGCTGCCCGGCCGGGTGGGGCGGCTCGTACCCCACGGCGCAGCGCGGATCGGCCACCAGCAGGGCGGCGACCGCGAGTTCGGCCAGCAGGTCCCGCCCCTCGCCCTCCGAGGAAGCCAGGCGCACCTTTTTGCGGATTTTGGCCGCGTGCGCCTGGGCAAACTTCAGGAACGGAGGCGACGCCTGGCTCCAGCGCCGCAGGGCCGGGGCCAGCGGGTGGGCGGGGTCGGGGCAGAGGTCTGTCAGCAACTCGTCGAGGCGTCGGCCCACGGGTTTCCTCCCCGGCTAGCGGCGGCGTAGGGCGGTCACCAGCCAGACGGCCAGCCCGGCTCCCCCGACCCAGGCGAAGAACGACCTCACCACGCCGGGCGGCGCCGCGTCCGACATGGCGACCATGCTCAGCAGCAGCAGCGCGAGCAGCGCCGTGCAGAAGAACCTCAGGCCCGCCGAGGCCTCCCGCGCCGCCGCCCGGTTGCGCCCGGGCGAGCCGAGGTCGGGCATGTTGAGGACGCCGGTTCTCTCGCTCCACGAGAAGGTCAGGAAGACCAGCCCCATCAGCGGCGGCAGGAACAGCAGCCGCGCCTTGCTGCCCAGTGTGGGGGCTGAGTTCAGATTCATTCGCAGCGGCAGCACGTCCGGGAGGGTCGCCCAATGAAACGCCAGCCAGGACAGGGTCCCCAGCAGCACGGCCAGCGCCGCGCCCCCGGCGACCCGCCGGAACCGGGAGACCCCGGCGCTCACCCCCCGGCCTCCTCACCCCTTTTCATCGCCTGCCGGTCCTCCCAGGCCAGGGCGGGCAGCAGGGCGAAACTGCCCGCGAACAGGGACGCGAGGGCGGCAGGCACCCGCACCGCCGTCTTGCCGTTCAGCACGAGGTACAGCGCCCCCAGGGTGCTCAGCACGCCGATGTCCATGAACATCACGCGGGCGAAGGGACTGCGGCGCAGCGTCTCCAGGGTGCCCAGGTCGCCGGGACGGCCCCGGCCCAGCACGGCGCTCAGCACCAGCATCACGAAGAGGGCGGCGTAAAGCTTCAGGCGCTCGGGACCGGGGGCGCGGTACTTTTCCAGGGCCGGGGGGAGGGTGGGCGGCGTCATGCCCCAGCGTAGCCCCAAGAGGGGCACATGTGCGCCGACCCATCGCCCCCTACGCTGGGGCCATGAGCCTCTTTTTGCGCCTGCTGCTCGGTGGTCTGCTCGTCTTCAGCCTCGCGGCGTGTGCGCCCGGTGGCGGCGACGACGACGATGACGCGGGCACCAGCATCTCTCAGCAAGACGATGACCGGGACGACGATGAGGGCGACGACGACTGAACGCCCCCCGAACCGGCCCCCGACCTCTGGACGCGGGGCCGGTCTGCTTGCTGCGCTTCCAGACCTCCGCTTACAGACAGTGCCCGGACCCACCCGGCACACTGACCCATGTCACCGACCACGGTTCGTGCGGCGCTGACCCTCGGCGCGGCCCTGCTCGCCTCGTGCGCCACGGCCCAGACCCCTCAGGTGCGCTTCGTCCCCTTTGCCAGCGGCCTGCGGCAGGCCACGACCATCACCCACGCGGGCGACGGGTCGGGGCGGCTGTACGTGACCCTTCAGGGGGGGCAGGTGCGGGTGATTCGCGGCGGGCAGCTTCAGGCCCAGCCTTTCCTCGACGTGAGCGGTCTGACCCGCGCGGGCGGCGAGCGCGGGCTGCTGGGGCTGGCCTTCGACCCCGGATACCGGACCAACCGCCGCTTCTACGTCCACTACACCGACCGCAACGGGGACACGGTGCTGGCCCGCTACACGGCCACCGCCGATTTCAGCCGGGGCGACCCGCAGAGTGCGCGGACCCTCTTTACCACCGAGCAGCCCTACGCCAACCACAACGGCGGGCAGCTCGCCTTCGGGCCGGACGGCTTCCTGTACCTGGGGCTGGGCGACGGCGGCTCGGGCGGCGATCCGCAGAACAACGGCCAGAAGCTCAGCACGCCGCTGGGCAAGCTGCTGCGCTTCGACGTGAGCGGGGACGCGGCCCGGCCCGCCGCCGGAAACCCGTTTGTGAACCGCAGCGGGGCCAACCCGTACATCTGGGCGTATGGGTTGCGCAACCCCTGGCGCTTTTCCTTCGACCGGCAGGGCGGCGACCTGATCATCGCGGACGTGGGGCAAAACGCGCTGGAGGAGATCAATCGCCAGCCGCGCAGCAGCCGGGGCGGGGAGAACTACGGCTGGAAGGTGCGCGAGGGCAACCGCTGCTTCGAGCCGTCCACGGGCTGCCGCACCCAGGGCCTCACCGAACCCGTCCTGGTGTACGGGCGCAACGAGGGCCAGAGCATCACGGGCGGCTACGTCTACC from Deinococcus terrestris carries:
- a CDS encoding PQQ-dependent sugar dehydrogenase, which translates into the protein MSPTTVRAALTLGAALLASCATAQTPQVRFVPFASGLRQATTITHAGDGSGRLYVTLQGGQVRVIRGGQLQAQPFLDVSGLTRAGGERGLLGLAFDPGYRTNRRFYVHYTDRNGDTVLARYTATADFSRGDPQSARTLFTTEQPYANHNGGQLAFGPDGFLYLGLGDGGSGGDPQNNGQKLSTPLGKLLRFDVSGDAARPAAGNPFVNRSGANPYIWAYGLRNPWRFSFDRQGGDLIIADVGQNALEEINRQPRSSRGGENYGWKVREGNRCFEPSTGCRTQGLTEPVLVYGRNEGQSITGGYVYRGSAVPALKGQYVFGDFGTGTVWASRPTGNTWTKTTLGRVDNPSTFGEDEAGELYVAEYGSGRILKMSR